In the genome of Plectropomus leopardus isolate mb chromosome 19, YSFRI_Pleo_2.0, whole genome shotgun sequence, the window GTGACAAAACTTTgatatttgacaacctgggaatgagaatgagTTATGAAAACACTTAGAACTGCATCAAGTGAAGCAATCAACTCTTGAGTCTTTAAGAGATCTGCAATATCTCAGAAGAACAGATAGGCACATTCTCATTCTCAGGTAATCAAATGCCAATGCATGACCACTCTCCCTTTGCGTGTGATATTGACGCCAAAGGCTCCCTTTAGTGTCTTTCTGAGACACATCACGATTTTAACATTGATGCTGAGCTGCATCTGACATAGTATAAAGAGTAAGGAAGTCTGCTTATGGCAGAGGGTAGGGGAGGTGGGTCAACAAAACAGGGCCTTTacctgtttgtgtcctgtgtaaaatcaaaagtcaatgttgtttTCACGTAATGTTATCCAACTAATGTTCATATTTCAGCCCAAAACAtatcttttttctaaatctaacaaagtagttttattgcctaaacctaactttCACAACATTGATCCTGCATTGAAATATGTTTCAGCTGTGTGACATGTAGATAAATGGTGCCCTGTGTGTCGCTATGAGACTCCAGGGGTCATGACAAAGGGtcagtatttgacgacctgggaatgagaatgagTTGCGAAAACTTTAAGAATTAGAACTTCAGTAAGCATTGTAAGTGAACAAGTTTTTAAGAGATCTGCGATTTCTCTATAGAACAGTTGTTATGCTCAGTCACTCAAACATTATGACAATATATAAGATGCACAAACTGGGTCTAATGCAATGCTTCATTGCCTGATGTAAAGTTACTTTAGGACATTATGTCCACTGATGtaaatgtgtatgtatatagAACATCTAATCTGCTGTTCCTGGCAGGTTCTGCTGGACAGTAAAAGGCTCAAATCAAACTGTGAGGAGATCCGGGTGAAGAATGAAAGTCTGTATGTTTCAGTTTGAGTCCTGATGCTCCTCAGCAGCCTGCCATAGCACTGTACAGTTCAACTGCTCATccacactgatcacagatccACCATGCTGCCACGTTAAGGCAAACAGTAGtgactgcattttttaaaagtcctgacaagaaacaaaaaatgacacctATAAATGCTGCTAAATGACACAATGTCCACTTCTGTACCATCCCCATAACTGTCAGGAGAGGAGGTAGATCTCTCCTCGTGCCGTCACTGCTCTTTGACCCTTAAGGTCTGCATTAACTCAGCATGTTTCCTCCGTGACTCGGCATGTCTCGCACTGATGATAGAATGTTTCCCACGCCATACCATGTATTTCACTCGGGATGCATCTCTGTAGTCTTAAACAAGTTCCCTCACCTGTCTACTGCCACTGGTGCTGATATATACCAGGACAGGTGAAGGGGAGGCCGCAGTTTGAGACTATTGAGATCCACCTGCTATCGTTCCCTCGCAGAAAACCACATGTATCAGGTGGGATCACTCAGCCGTAAAGTGGACGCTACTTAACCACACTCTCTAAACAGAAGGTGGTCCTTCAAAATAGGACACTGTGGAGACCTGTGATGTAATAAATTACCTTAATGGATAAggatgttattatttattttttgttgttcgTCAACAAATCCTATTAATATACCATTATGCATGGCCTGCCTTGTCTGAGCAAATACTAATAATGTGAAGCAATTTAATGTAACACAGTCTATACAATAATAAGCCAAGAGGTATACAGTGACTTCAAGGTAATACTTCACCTTCCAAATGACCATCTGTGTATCAATTACTTACCCTATGTTATGATGAATTACTGaagtaaactttgtttttcccGCAAGTCTCCAAGGTGAACgaggaatccaaaaacagagaaaattcctgatgaattgaagtaaatgtGGTCTgtgttaaacaacagcaaaattatatcaaaactctcacacaactcttgccgtataatccaagtctcatttattcagcgCTTTTCACCGGGGAACTGAAACTTATTCATGCTCTCTGCAAAACCAGACTCCATAGACAGCAATTTCACTTTGCTGAACACgggagttgtgtgagagtttgtaaagtaatgttttgatttagtttagctgtttttttttatttggaccCCTataacttcaattcatcaaaCTCGTTCTCACTTTTTGGATTCCTTATTCATGAACAGGcgtgcgagaaaaacaaagttttgtgtgagtgagtaactgaaatacaaatgatcatttaggGAACTAATTACTCCCTAAATGAGTAATTAGTTCCCTAATTACTCCCTAAACTCAGCTGTTGGCTTTCTGAAGATCAGCTCGGTATTTCTATTATTTGTATTCTTCTAGCTTAATGATTGATCGACTTCTATTTCTTGACTTTTCCCCTCACTGTTAGATTTACTGCATATagttcaattaaattaaaagaaatgtctGTAAGAGACAGATGATCAATGAAAGGTTAAAACAGATGCCTGAGCTATCCTGACTTTTAGTCTTTCATTTGGGCAaagctccaaaacaaaaaagaataaccTTGATGACACCATCAgggttattttctcagacttgaCAAAACTCCTCTGGAGCcaaaaaagctgtttgtttaAGAGGCTGACCAGTCCCCCTGATAACTAGGAAACTGATCAAATTAGCTGGAGCTCCCATTtaggttttatttaaaattctatCACAGGTCTCTACAGATGTCCCCCATGTTGTTAAATGGCCACCACTGTCATGCGGAAGTTTGGGGTCCCTCTTTACTTGTTGAATACTTGTGACTTATTCAGGAGGGTAAAACATCACATCCAAGTTGGTGGAGATGCAGCATCCAGACATTATGTTCTCGACAGTTTGAATGGAGAATATTGTCAGCTCTGTTGTCTCCATTATTCTATCTGTGATGTGAAATGGTGCAAACCCTGAGAAAACCCACAGTCTAATCTGGCATGGCAGACGGAGCCGTCACTGCAAACAGCCTCCAGATCTGTTCCTCACTCAAGGGACACATTTCCACTGGTGAATATGAATCTCCAGGGTACATGTTGTataaattgcaatttattaGAATGTTCATATTAGATTATAAGGTATTAAGGTCGatgaatattatattgtatCTTTATCGAGGGTTACAAATAAAGTTCCCatggaaaatattgaaaaccTGTATTGTGTGCTTCTTGTGAATTggacattaataaaaaaaagttcagaaatgATTTTGCTGTGATAAGTTTATTGCTCTTCTTTCTGTAGTATACAGGGATGTTTCTGTACAATAGTAACGCAAGTCAGTGGCCAAGCAACATGGAAGCTCCTGTCAGacgtgattgttttttttgttttttttgtcctgataAGGGAAATTATTGAACCCCACTGGATAAAAAAGACCAGTCGATATTCTTACAGCAGAAGACATGAAGTGAAGAATATCAGCTTTCTCATATATTAAAGATGGGAATTCATCGCCTAGATGTAACCATACAACCAAAGATAACAATTTAACAAGTGCAACATTTCATAAGTAACAGGAAATAAAGCAATACTTGGTGTCAACAGAACTCTGAGACCTGTTTACAGACAACGTAGCTGtaaatgcaagaaatgttttgGCCAATGCActtaaagcaatattttaacattttgggaagtatttttttcttgccgATAGTTAGACAAGAAGATTGATATCACTCTCATATTTGTCtattaaatataaacatgattagcctagcttagctagcttaacacaacaaaacaagcaaaaagctAGTCAGACTGTCCAAAGGTAATGAAATCCACCCACCAGGATAAATATAGCTCACTAATTGACACATTATATTTCATGTgtttaatttgcacaaaaaacaaagtgcaaaaacacgTTGTGATTTTACGAGGGGTTATGTGCTGCATTAAATTAAGATATAACGCGAAAATAAGAGAGCGTTGGAGATGCTTGCCTAGATACACTTAAGTAAGAGACAGGCTCAGATTTTGCCTTGTGTTTTACAGGCAGCAGTAAGTtaaggctagctgtttcccagTGACCAGTGTCTATgtaagctaagctaacacaCTGCAGCCTTATacagagtgccccaggaatgagttgtaaaacctggaaatgagttagaaTTTCAGCACTCCCAGTTTCCCCATCTTGAAGAAAAAGGGTtttctaaatattatttttgttagaTGCCTTgaataagatctgtggttaacacaagtttaAGAGACTATCATGTTTTGtcctacaacataaaatatgtcagtaaataccccacttgtgaatttttaaccttttattgttttaaaaatgtggttgCTAGCAAGTAGCCGTCATCACACTAGATACAGCTGTGCAGCCTCCTCGTGGAGGCTACGTTAAGTCATGCGACTGTAGTGTAATTCctttatagcctaacaatagcatTTTAATGTCTGGCCGCAGCATTTAGGCttgaaaatcctaaaagtggtattcatttgtgaagattatcttgttaAACAGAACATGttagtatcataaatgtttgtttgccacagagcttagtttctgcaatgatccaatgataaaatcccataggctttttgacgagggaactaGGGCAACGCTAACTTCCacatcagcctacagaaaaacaccatCCCTGGGGCGGTCTGTTAACaagatataatgtgttaattagtgagtgTTGGAGGTAGTAGCCGCGATTAGCTTAACCAAGGGAGAGGCTAAAATGCTGCCAAGGACAGGAAACGACAGTAAGTTAGCTagcaggctagctgtttcccagCTTCCAGTCTCTATGCAGGCTAAGCTAACGGACTGCAGCCTGATATTCAGCATTTAGTAtagatatgagagtggtattgataTTCTCATCAAACCCCTTTAAATATGTGATAAAAACCTTAAATACTtaccaaaactaaaaacttcaAAGTTTTGAGTCTTAAATTCTCTCATTAGTGTAACTACTGTGTGTATAGGCTGGCTCTGGTACACATTTATGCGGTGGTAATATGAAGTATTCACAGTAAAGATctgaatatattacattttcctATTCACAAGTGCTAATAATGGACATGTCCACCACATAGGTTTCTTTGaagaaaagtgatttaagtAAGCATGGCTTCTCGAAGTGGTTCCTTCACTTTGTATCACATTTTTAAGAGAGTTGATTTACTAAGAAATGTCTGTGGTCAAAATGGCAGCACTATTGTTTTCCCAGTAAATCAAAGATTATTAGAGAGGAATGTCAGTATAAATACaggataaatataaaaacacaaaataaataattgtggCCTGGGAATAGAAAGGGTGAAATTTGTAAGGACTACTTAATGAAAAATAGAGATGAGgttgtatttttcattaacatttttcaaattttgcgACTGATTTTGGAGCTTTCTatattaaagggataattcaccctaaaataaaaaatacatattttttcttacctgtagtgctatttatcaatctagatttttCTGGCCTGTGAGCTGGCTTCTCTTTCAGGTCTTCAGCTAGCTGCACTCCCTTTTAGCCTCATCTGAGCCTCGAGAAAGGAGCCCTCTAAGGCTGAGTCTGCACACCACACAGCAGGACCACACCATCTAGAACATGGGACACACCAGGAAAACACGTCTAACTACAGACACTTGCTCAACATCAGCCctttaagggacagttcacccccaaataaaAACGACATACTTTTACTCTTACCTGCAGtactgtttatcagtctagaatgttttggtgtgagttgctctCCATCATactggaactagatggcactcggcttgtggtgctcaaagagccaaaaaacatttgaaaaacttagCTTCTTAATAAAATCCACAGTTcatgttgtgagcagtttcatatgaactattttctttcaacaaaactacacctgccacccatcactgtgcagaaggacaCATGCATCTACTGCCAGCTCTCCTGGAATCAATGAGTCAGCTAACgctacagctcagccaaggccGACGTCCACGAGtggatgcatgcttccttctctACGTTTATACGGTTGGCAAGAggagtttggtagaaagaaaatagttcctacgtgAAATTGCttcaaaagtttgtttgttttcaaagcaCCACAAGCTAAGTGGTTCCACTGTATTACTGTAccgccgatatctccaacattcagcaactcacaccaaaactatctagattgataaacagcaccacaggtaggagagaatttctttttttgtaatttggggtgaactgtccctttcatGTCTGTCAATAGCTTTCAGGGAATCGCTAATTACTAATACACTGTAAAGGGGAAACTGGAATAAAAAGATCATAAAAATCTGTTGCAATTAAGGTACAATTTGTCTGCCAATTAAACCGATAAGACCAAAGGTTACTCAAAGACATTCATTTCTCTCAATAATGTCATTCTGTGGATAAGTACACCAAATAGTGAAAAGaaagttgtataaaaaaaaggtcCTTCAAAGGAATGACAACCATTTCTACACACGTATTCTAAGCTCAAGCAAACTGTGACAAAAGTGTATTTAGCTAGAGGTGCACAGTGAgataattttgtcatatttacatCGTTCGATATACCGATTACATAATACACTTGATTTGTGGTTTGTGTGCTTCTCTCACACCACTGACAAAATATGCAGACGTCAACTTGTCTCTGTCAGTACATTTAAGATATTTACAAAATGGCCGTACTAAGCAATCCAATTCAACTTGTAATTCCTTTCGTTTTTGTTTCCAGTAATACAAACATAGACTCAGAAAATATACAATGattgtcaaaatgtgtcttcaAGTCTAGGTGGGGTAACACTGATATTGCATAAAGTGTTGGTATAAAGCACTGTAATCATTATCCATTATCTAGAAAATCCTTCATGTGTccactgttttactgtttggcAGTTGTGCGCATCATTgtccaaaaaaggacaaagataTGTCAAGATGCACCTTTCTTTGGGTTCTTGGCATGACCACAACATGAGAGGCTAATTTCTGTAAAGTGGAGAGAATAAGTCAACATATTATTCTGTAGTTAAACTTCTGACTCAGTTGTCAATCTTTAAAATGAAGGCTAATGGTCTACTTAATGTCACATTCTTCTATGTTATAACAAGAGGCACATTCTGGCGCTTGGACTGAATCTGTGAAGGGAAGAAGTCAACGGTTCTTTGGTATGGTCATGGCTGAAATCAGCGGCCCATGCAGCTACTTGACGGCTGATGGCTAGCATGCTGCTTTCACCAGTGCTCCAGGTGAAGGTCCATGGCAGAGTTCAAGTTAATGTCTGTGACATCCAGGAACTCTGTGTTGAAGATGCTGGGCCCGCTGGCTGGAGCAATACTGAACGCCGTGGTCGAGCTCGGTGGCGTCAGGTCCAGCCACTCCATCGTCTCCCATGGCGTCTCGCTGAAAGTCATGCTGACCATCCCCTGCACCTCGGGGACGTTGGACACCTTGGTGCCGATTGGCGACAGAGGAGTGTCCATCAGATCTCTGTTGGTCAGAAGTTTGTCCTGCTGGGGATGGTGAGGGTGGcgatggtggtggtgggggctGCCGTACCCTTCGCCATCTCTGTTCCCTTCGTCTTCCTGTCCTCCGTCCTCAGCAGCCATTTTAAGAAGGGCCACCTCCCCTCCCCGGCCAATTGGACTTCCCAGCAAATTCTCCAGGTGGCTCTCGGGGATGTGATTGGCCGAGTGGTCGTAAGGGTGCTGGCTGGGGGACAGGTGCTCGTAGTGTCTATGGAATCTCGGGATGAGGAGGCCTGGACACCCTGGGGACACAGTAATGTGAGGCACAACTTTGGTTACAGAggccctctccctctcttctctggCGTTAGCTGGCATCTcttgaagagaaagaggagaggagggagggtcACAGCAGGTACTGGGATCCCGTACCAATGTTTGGGGcacactgtgatgtcactgtgatttACATGTGGACTTTAAACCAACCTGTATATGCATGTGCAGTTCTAGCTAGACTAACATTACTTATGGAAGTTCATCTTACCTCCACTCTCTATGAGCACATCCAGAAGTTCGTCCATCTGCTGACTTCTGGTCAGTTGCTGTAACAATAATAAGAAAGTGATTCTTTTTTATCAGTTGAACATTGTTTTAACAGTTGAATGTCAAATAATTACAAatgattttacataaaaatatgcaagCTTTCAAGCAGTCTACAAAGACTTGCAGAACAGAGTTTTGGTAATACAAACGTTTCTTGGAGACACGTATGAATAGAACCCAAACCATCTTCATATCTACCAAAACTAGCATACCactttctttctgtcatttgGGTGAACTTTTCAATATTCGCTTTTCGAGGTTAGCAATCAAGCTAGCAGCCTCGGTTATTTCCACTGTCAAACTGCTTTAGTGTCGAGCTGAGCTGGTGGGTTAGCTTCCCGTGTAAACAACTTcatcaaggccaaaaaaagcctttCTACCCATATATTTTAGATTTGGCACAGAGAGAAGTTGCTCTTCACCAGTAAGCTGTAACAGCCCAACTGACACTGGATTAGTGAGACCTACACCAACACTTAATTATTTCATagttttaaaagattaaatgaCTGGCcaatatcttttaaaaagaaacttatCATTTAATAAGGATTCTTAAAGTATacgacattcagagcattaatataatAGCATTAATATAATAGTAGCAAATTACAAATTGTAATATAGAGATATACTGGAGTAATGGGGTCCTGGGCAGAGAATGAATTCATGCTACTGGAGTGTGCTCTGTTTTGTTGTGGTAGACGGTCCAGCAGATATAATACTGTCCCGACCCACAGCTTTCTCATGGAAGTGGAACACCCACCCTCTGATTCTCCGCTGGTTAACACTGTTGCCGTTGTTCGCACTGTTGCCGTTGTTCGCACTGTTTATGAAGtaagcactgttagctgctaacCGCCAGCTCCACAAATGTATTAAGAGACCTGAAAACTTACTGGCTCAGTGGTGTATGGAGCCAAAGATGCTCAGTTTCCATGCTATGTAATAACCTGGATCTTCCCCATTGTGCGGCACACAGAGCAAGCAAACTACAGACTAACAGATGGAGTGCAGACCAGCAGCCAACTACCACCGGCCATGTGACTAATTTCTGGTTTAGCGCTCCACTAACTTGAATGTCGATAAAATTAActaatcttgcagctcttctagaatttccaaatgttatcagactgaaTGGATGCAATTTTGATCTTGTGGGGgttgtgacactcaaaaaaaGTATCTACTGAGTTACatttcccaatgtaagtcaatgggaaaatgtcttttcaGGACCAATGGCATTGCGCGGCGCGCAAAAATAGCAGTACAAAtgtttggccactatgaaaaCTGGCTTCAAAGCTCAGCACTCTTCCTGGGCGCCTGGGCGACTCAGCCACCTTCATGTTGAGAACCATGTGCAGACAACCTGAATTAGACTTTGAATcatagatatgctctgaatATCATACACATTTCCTTTAagatttgctttctttttctgcaaCCCAGATACATAGTGAGTGAGACATTTAAGAGGCAAATAAatttgtcagtgctttctggTGATGAACTCTATAAAAGAGACACTTGTTATAAATGATCTAAAACATATTTGATGTTTCTTTACTATTAAAATCAGCTGAGCCTAACCACTTTATTGCTACATCTGccttcaaaaaatgtttgtacaaCTAAAACAGCGATCTGCTTCAGATTTGGTAAAGGGTGGGAAGTTAGTGCAGAGAACAAAGCAAatggatgaataaatgaagTGCGATACAGGTGATGGactgaaagagacaaaaaagaggagacaggaggaaaaGTGGGATTAGAGCAACGCCGATAGGTCAAATAAAAACTCTGGCCAGCCATTATCTACTAAATTTAGCATGAATTTCAGTTTACCTGCTTGACTGCATCCTCATAGCATGGGGGCTGTCTTAAGTCTGATGCATCTGAATCTGAGCTACTGAAGACAGGGGGAGGGACCTGGCACTTTTGGCCAGCATGCCGAGGAGAGGGTAATACTGACATCTATATGAGACATGAGTGAAAAGTGACATTAGCCCACCAATTAAAATAGGGGAGCTTAccaaatgcagatttttttagaaaagtaaaaagaactaaaaatcAGGCCCTCGTGTCTACTGAATAATCTCATCACAtgacacatttcattttaagaaaGGGTTGGCGTTGTGTTCTTGTAAAGGAAAAGTCACCAACATGTGAGGGAATATGTGATGAAAACAGAGGGACTCGGAGATATGACAAGAGTGACAATGCAACTCATAACAAAAGACAATTATACAGAGACAGATCACAAATGaatagaaaagagaaaaacggTTACGTGAATGTGAGGTGATTCAGCTGAAGTACATGACACCGACATGACAACATCGCAAAATGTTCttcatgttgacaaaatgtttaCCTTTGGTTGCATATTCTGGTTCTCAGGCTTAGCCGAACCGCTGTGGCCACAGTCAGCGGAGCTGGGAAAGACTCCTTGAAGGCCTCTTTGGTCAGAAGGATAAGAACAGTTCACCGCCTGGCCACCGTTCTTCTGCTGCATCTGCATTGAGCCACAAGTACAAAATCATGCATGTTAGAAAGCATAATATGCAAATAAAGAAGTATAGAAAAAATTAGAGACACAAATGCAACATCAGAGTCTatttttcaaaggattaatggTAACAACTTTGATGATCcacccatttttttaaacagccttTACATCTTGCATTTAATGCGTTTTGGGTGTTTGGAGTGTAATCAGTGCTTGATTACAAGAAGGTACAGGtgtaaatcaccaaaaatgcattGAAGACAGACTGTGATCCAATCGGCCAGGGAcacaatgtgacatttttgcatttgcattttcaatcCACATTCAACATCTGCACATGGCTGTTACAAGCATTAGCCAGTTTGAGAACTAAACTACTAGCAAGGAAGCAGCAACAAAGCTTATTCAAGACAGACCAATTGTCTGCTTTCAATTTGGTCCAACAAAAGTATACAAGCAAAACATTCAACGCTCGGTTGTGATTTTATggagaaaaaatgtgacattaatgGAGAAATAGCTAAGCAAATGATGGAGAACAACTACAACTGGTCAAAGAAATTGTGATTGGATCTTATTCATAGAAAACATAGATATGTAATCAAGTTAAATCCTATCTGGACACAATGTGGATATGTGACATATTTTGGTCCTCCAGCACCATCCTCTGgtcaaaatgttaacatttaagCTATTTGGCTAACTTGCCTTAAACAGAAAGTACAGCTGATGCTGGTGAGAATGTCATCAGTAAACTAAACTGAGACGGCAAACATGCTGAACATTGCATTGAGCATCTCTGGattatttggatgtttttttgaaatatcTGGGAAGTTTTTCACTGGCAGATCAGTTAATTGGCCCTTTTGCTTTTGGTTAAGAAGAAATGAGGGAGATAGTAGTTCAGTACTGTAACTTGTTACCTAATtctacaaataaaacagaagacTGCTGTGTAACAGGGTATGTTAGGTTGTAAGATAAATATCAATGGTATATGTAAGGGATAATGCCAGATGAAGTGCCTATTATCAATAATTAATGAAAAGACCTGTTCTCTGTTGCCTTCACGGAGTCGTTCATAGAACCTTTTGGCTCAGCTATGAGCCGGAAAGCTAATGTTATGCTTGCAAGATTCAAAGTCAACAACATTGCGTACTGTTGACAAACAGTAAACATAATCTGACAGCATGTAGCATGACTATCTACAGTAATTATCCAGTCATGTCTTTGTCCCCAAATCAATACAAAGATTTTCATGAACAAATGTTAGTGCATTAATTTAGAGAGGTGAACAGACGGTCTCACTCAGTAGGTGTCAGTTAATGTATATAAATTAAGATGAACGACATGACAGCAGCTCAAAAGTGAGGTAAACACATCTTGAtcccccctggtggctggctgcaggtCATAAACAACATCCcctctgtgtttgtgaatgggacataggccacactaaaaaaatcaaagtagacatctaataattttttcccaaagatgtcTCCTGTCATataaggtagttctcatcaccctgatgtttgtttttctgttatgtttggtttagttagttatttaatgcaataaaaagagAGTTTGacaacatgactgacagctgtgtgtgctaATTTGTGTGCACACTCTGAGATACTTTGGcgtcatttttgtacagtggggaTGAGTGAAGACGTCCATCTTAATATACGGTCTATGGTCAATTATCTAGAATTAGAGGACAActtgcagccaatcagaaactAGTATTCACCAAGAGCATGGTATAAGCGGTggcattttcaggtttttgtgtgttttctgtgagtGTAGACTCTTGGTAAGAGAGGTCCTTCTGTCCATGAAAACATCATACCTGCATGCTGCGTGCTCTGTTATTGCTCTGGGGGTGGGGATGAGTGCAGCCGTCTCTTCCCAGCGGAGGTGATAGCAAGTAAGGGTTATTAGGAGACGAAGGCTGGGGGCTGCTGGAAGGCTTTCCAGTAGGGGAGTCTTGTGGCGAGCACTGTGGACTGAGGAAAGCAGACATTGTGGCGGGGCTGCCAGAGGAAGTGTCCATACACTGCGGCCCCCCGGAGCCCCCCATAGTGGAGAGGGGGTTGTTGCAGTGTCCCATATCCTCCATGCAGCTGCCAGGAgagcttttcagctgtttgggagaggacagaggacagctGGAGGACAAAGACATGGGCTCCTGCTTGATTGTCACCCCAAAGAAGTGCTGTCCCATCATGGCTGGAGTCTGCTGATGGTGTATGGAGGGGTGAGATGGAGGAGGGGCCGTGTCCTGTGTTGCTCCGTAGCAGCGTTTCCTCTTGTGGAGCTGCATCCTCAGCTCTTCAACCTAATCATCACGGTGACACAGGTAAATGTGTCAGTCAGCATTTAAATATATGTCTTGTGATAATTCTGTttagtcattatttatttattttatattttgaataacTTTAACCCTCAAAGTGTTACTGTagaccagggatactcaacttgttttgcttgggggccactttttcaaaatgacaggaggccaggggccagtcacagcagccccatacatgtctcTAGGagtttagaacatttctaggtttttaggacaatgccttgatttgaggacatttctaggattttaggacatttctaggattttaggacattatgtggattttaggaaatttctcagattttatgtttctaggatattgggacatttttaggattttaggacattgcctgatttttggacgtttgtttgatttttttgatatttctacgactttaggat includes:
- the myocd gene encoding myocardin isoform X8, whose amino-acid sequence is MTLLGSEHSILIRSKFRSVNHGKFPKQEDSYAFEEDSSSESLSPEQHHSDESQGSACPSSEAVGSTPSSSSSPALTSPRQGGAARDPPDQSQDEGLSGANNSQATPPIPVPAIVKSKTSDKNRHKKPKDVKPKVKKLKYHQYIPPDQKAEKSPPPMDSAYARLLQQQQLFLQLQILSQQKHAHTHPQSQQSQQHTHTPQTQAQQRQPAFSYQPHPPTQTQKGTSEQLSACSSSGPSSQANSNSSSPVKNTYANQSNISPVKPGPLPANLDDLKVSELRQHLRIRGMPVSGTKTALIERLRPFKDSNTGSSPSGSSDITTVTFPVTPTGSLSSYQSPSSSSALSQGGYYPYPSTSSTPPISPASSELSLSGSLPDSFSDVPMSSPTQYALQPSPAQLSMEDGLGGGGQRVGEGGGMEGVDAEKDKMLVEKQKVIEELTWKLHQEQRQVEELRMQLHKRKRCYGATQDTAPPPSHPSIHHQQTPAMMGQHFFGVTIKQEPMSLSSSCPLSSPKQLKSSPGSCMEDMGHCNNPLSTMGGSGGPQCMDTSSGSPATMSAFLSPQCSPQDSPTGKPSSSPQPSSPNNPYLLSPPLGRDGCTHPHPQSNNRARSMQMQQKNGGQAVNCSYPSDQRGLQGVFPSSADCGHSGSAKPENQNMQPKMSVLPSPRHAGQKCQVPPPVFSSSDSDASDLRQPPCYEDAVKQQLTRSQQMDELLDVLIESGEMPANAREERERASVTKVVPHITVSPGCPGLLIPRFHRHYEHLSPSQHPYDHSANHIPESHLENLLGSPIGRGGEVALLKMAAEDGGQEDEGNRDGEGYGSPHHHHRHPHHPQQDKLLTNRDLMDTPLSPIGTKVSNVPEVQGMVSMTFSETPWETMEWLDLTPPSSTTAFSIAPASGPSIFNTEFLDVTDINLNSAMDLHLEHW
- the myocd gene encoding myocardin isoform X6, with amino-acid sequence MTLLGSEHSILIRSKFRSVLQLRLQQRRTREQLADQGIMPLNHGKFPKQEDSYAFEEDSSSESLSPEQHHSDESQGSACPSSEAVGSTPSSSSSPALTSPRQGGAARDPPDQSQDEGLSGANNSQATPPIPVPAIVKSKTSDKNRHKKPKDVKPKVKKLKYHQYIPPDQKAEKSPPPMDSAYARLLQQQQLFLQLQILSQQKHAHTHPQSQQSQQHTHTPQTQAQQRQPAFSYQPHPPTQTQKGTSEQLSACSSSGPSSQANSNSSSPVKNTYANQSNISPVKPGPLPANLDDLKVSELRQHLRIRGMPVSGTKTALIERLRPFKDSNTGSSPSGSSDITTVTFPVTPTGSLSSYQSPSSSSALSQGGYYPYPSTSSTPPISPASSELSLSGSLPDSFSDVPMSSPTQYALQPSPAQLSMEDGLGGGGQRVGEGGGMEGVDAEKDKMLVEKQKVIEELTWKLHQEQRQVEELRMQLHKRKRCYGATQDTAPPPSHPSIHHQQTPAMMGQHFFGVTIKQEPMSLSSSCPLSSPKQLKSSPGSCMEDMGHCNNPLSTMGGSGGPQCMDTSSGSPATMSAFLSPQCSPQDSPTGKPSSSPQPSSPNNPYLLSPPLGRDGCTHPHPQSNNRARSMQMQQKNGGQAVNCSYPSDQRGLQGVFPSSADCGHSGSAKPENQNMQPKMSVLPSPRHAGQKCQVPPPVFSSSDSDASDLRQPPCYEDAVKQQLTRSQQMDELLDVLIESGEMPANAREERERASVTKVVPHITVSPGCPGLLIPRFHRHYEHLSPSQHPYDHSANHIPESHLENLLGSPIGRGGEVALLKMAAEDGGQEDEGNRDGEGYGSPHHHHRHPHHPQQDKLLTNRDLMDTPLSPIGTKVSNVPEVQGMVSMTFSETPWETMEWLDLTPPSSTTAFSIAPASGPSIFNTEFLDVTDINLNSAMDLHLEHW